In uncultured Ilyobacter sp., a genomic segment contains:
- a CDS encoding MerR family transcriptional regulator, whose amino-acid sequence MDSNSFLKISEFGRLGKTSRKMLIHYDKINILKPAYTDPSTKYRYYSIQQLKSLAMIKSLQAIGVSLGEIKEKYLNTNMQDYLKNLKKEEIIIEKKLAEIQMAKKILADKLNCLEEIIDLGDEIEFKLKEMPRRYLIYSNIKSKELEDLPPIIFSLEKKNQNRDFLIVGDVAAVKKLSESKNEEILLGIFSKVDKSSEGIENYMFEEGEYLCFYKKGYFLDGENSPIIEDWCRKNAYAAVGETIVIPLLLPFLSIGGSMYQVQIRVKKLP is encoded by the coding sequence ATGGATTCTAATAGCTTTTTAAAAATTAGTGAATTTGGAAGATTGGGTAAAACCTCAAGAAAAATGCTTATACATTATGACAAAATAAACATACTCAAACCTGCCTATACCGACCCTAGCACAAAGTATAGATACTACTCTATACAGCAGTTAAAGTCTCTGGCAATGATAAAATCTCTCCAGGCCATAGGAGTATCTCTAGGTGAGATAAAAGAAAAATATTTGAACACCAATATGCAAGATTATTTAAAAAACCTCAAAAAAGAGGAAATAATAATTGAAAAAAAATTAGCAGAGATACAGATGGCAAAAAAAATACTGGCAGATAAATTAAACTGCCTTGAAGAAATAATTGATCTAGGCGATGAGATAGAATTTAAGCTCAAAGAGATGCCCCGTAGGTACCTCATCTATTCTAATATAAAGAGCAAAGAACTAGAAGATCTCCCACCTATAATTTTTAGTCTGGAAAAAAAGAATCAAAACAGAGATTTTCTCATAGTTGGTGATGTGGCTGCAGTAAAGAAACTATCTGAAAGTAAAAATGAAGAAATTTTATTGGGGATTTTTAGCAAGGTTGATAAATCTTCTGAGGGAATTGAAAATTACATGTTTGAAGAGGGAGAATATCTCTGCTTCTACAAAAAGGGATATTTTTTAGACGGGGAAAATTCACCTATTATAGAGGATTGGTGCAGAAAAAACGCCTATGCTGCTGTTGGGGAAACTATAGTCATTCCTTTGTTGCTGCCTTTTTTAAGTATAGGGGGAAGTATGTATCAAGTTCAGATAAGAGTAAAAAAACTTCCGTAA
- a CDS encoding O-methyltransferase: MLEELREANSYITSKIKETDSVILEMEKFAQEHNVPIVTKEVAEYLKFMVKMNKSKNILEIGTAIGYSGTIMAKAVEEYDGHLTTIEIDEERFNQAEENFAKAKVDNVTLILGDGLEEIKKLQGEFDFVFIDAAKGKYKEFFEDSYKLLSKDGIIFIDNIMFRGYLYKEYPKRFKTIVRKLNEFIDYLYENYPGFTLLPFGDGIGLLQGKK, encoded by the coding sequence ATGTTAGAGGAATTAAGAGAAGCAAACAGTTATATAACTTCGAAAATAAAAGAAACAGATTCGGTTATTCTTGAAATGGAAAAATTTGCACAAGAGCACAATGTTCCCATTGTCACCAAAGAGGTGGCAGAATACCTGAAGTTTATGGTAAAAATGAATAAAAGTAAAAATATCCTAGAGATAGGGACAGCCATAGGTTATTCTGGGACTATAATGGCAAAAGCAGTAGAAGAGTATGATGGGCATCTTACCACCATAGAGATTGATGAGGAGAGGTTTAACCAAGCCGAGGAAAATTTTGCCAAGGCCAAAGTAGATAATGTGACCCTCATTCTAGGAGACGGACTAGAAGAGATAAAAAAACTTCAAGGTGAATTTGATTTTGTATTCATCGATGCAGCCAAGGGGAAGTATAAGGAGTTTTTTGAGGATTCATACAAACTTTTGTCTAAGGACGGGATTATTTTTATAGACAATATTATGTTTAGGGGCTATCTTTACAAAGAATACCCCAAAAGGTTTAAGACCATAGTAAGAAAACTAAATGAGTTTATAGATTATCTTTATGAAAACTATCCAGGGTTTACCCTTCTTCCTTTTGGAGACGGGATAGGGCTATTACAAGGTAAAAAATAA
- the rsmB gene encoding 16S rRNA (cytosine(967)-C(5))-methyltransferase RsmB, which yields MNVKKRIIKLLGEFEDGKYSNILLNEYFRENNLSRGEKAFITEVFYGVIRNIIFLDYQIDKRATKKVHRRWLRNLLRISYYQAYFMRSDDAGVAWEATELAKQKLGIYVGRFANGIVRSFMREMDQEAENLKSQGKMDILYSCPKWFYEKIEKEYGEETERLLKSYKKIPYLSVRVNKLKYNEDEFEALLEKMGINIMKQIDSVYYLDSGALIDSKEFKEGKITVQDGSSYLAAKMLGAKPGDIVLDTCSAPGSKAVVLAELMENKGEITALDIHQHKIKLLDANAKNLGAKIITGVKLDARKVKEQGKKFDKILVDAPCSGYGVLRKKPEALYNKDMTNVEELAKLQYEILESASKSLKDEGELVYSTCTIFNEENTDNAQRFLQNNPEFEVVELEFPDGVEGHKDILGGLVIDYKEEFLDSFYIIKFKKRIG from the coding sequence TTGAATGTAAAAAAGAGAATCATAAAACTTTTGGGAGAATTTGAAGATGGAAAATATTCTAATATTCTTTTAAATGAATATTTCAGAGAAAACAATTTAAGCCGTGGAGAAAAGGCATTCATCACAGAGGTTTTTTACGGGGTCATAAGAAATATAATATTTTTAGACTATCAGATAGATAAGAGAGCTACTAAAAAAGTTCACAGAAGGTGGCTGAGAAACCTTCTGAGAATCTCCTACTATCAGGCCTACTTTATGAGAAGTGACGATGCAGGAGTGGCATGGGAAGCCACAGAGCTTGCAAAACAAAAATTGGGAATATATGTTGGAAGATTTGCCAATGGTATAGTCAGATCTTTTATGAGAGAGATGGACCAAGAGGCAGAAAACTTAAAATCCCAAGGAAAGATGGATATTTTATATTCATGTCCAAAATGGTTTTATGAGAAAATAGAAAAAGAGTATGGAGAAGAAACAGAAAGGCTTCTGAAATCCTATAAAAAGATACCGTATCTAAGTGTAAGGGTCAATAAACTGAAATACAACGAGGATGAATTTGAAGCTCTTCTTGAAAAAATGGGAATCAATATAATGAAACAGATAGATTCTGTGTATTATTTAGATTCCGGGGCACTTATTGATTCTAAAGAGTTTAAAGAGGGTAAAATAACAGTCCAGGATGGATCCTCATATCTGGCTGCTAAAATGCTTGGTGCCAAGCCAGGGGACATAGTTCTTGATACATGCAGTGCACCTGGATCAAAGGCTGTAGTTCTGGCTGAACTGATGGAAAACAAGGGAGAGATAACGGCTCTTGATATACATCAGCATAAGATAAAACTTCTTGATGCCAACGCCAAAAATCTAGGGGCCAAAATAATAACAGGTGTAAAACTTGATGCAAGAAAAGTAAAAGAACAGGGAAAAAAGTTTGACAAGATACTGGTAGACGCACCATGCAGCGGTTATGGGGTACTACGTAAAAAACCAGAGGCCCTTTATAATAAAGATATGACAAATGTAGAGGAGCTTGCCAAACTCCAGTATGAGATACTTGAGTCGGCATCTAAATCTCTTAAAGACGAGGGAGAGCTGGTATACAGTACCTGTACTATTTTCAATGAGGAAAATACAGACAATGCCCAGCGTTTCCTGCAAAACAACCCGGAGTTTGAGGTTGTAGAACTGGAGTTTCCTGATGGAGTAGAAGGTCATAAGGATATTTTAGGGGGACTTGTAATAGATTACAAAGAGGAGTTTCTAGACAGTTTTTACATCATAAAGTTTAAAAAGAGGATAGGATAA
- a CDS encoding Crp/Fnr family transcriptional regulator encodes MDSSREIEKFIKKYDLEKYLEGYNYWNMEIKILEKDSYLMMSGMDKRKLYLFVDGLLKVTLLSSEGDEMLLELTKPFDILGDVEFLLEEDVHYNIQIKERSTFLELDFDKAVKNIRFYELMAKTLAKKLRNTSKKYSVKKLCTSRVLVAKFITENRKYFSSTIKYGDISKLLGLSERQLRRILKDFEDKGLIERKGRKIDILDEEGIKRLTS; translated from the coding sequence ATGGACAGCAGCAGAGAAATTGAAAAGTTTATAAAAAAATATGATTTGGAAAAATATTTAGAAGGCTATAATTACTGGAATATGGAGATAAAAATACTTGAAAAAGACTCATACCTTATGATGTCTGGCATGGATAAAAGAAAGCTCTATCTCTTTGTAGATGGACTTTTGAAAGTAACCCTGTTATCTAGTGAAGGTGATGAGATGCTTCTTGAATTAACCAAGCCCTTTGATATTCTAGGGGACGTAGAGTTTCTTTTAGAAGAGGATGTCCACTATAACATACAGATAAAAGAAAGAAGTACCTTTCTAGAGCTTGATTTTGACAAGGCGGTAAAAAATATAAGATTTTACGAATTAATGGCAAAAACTTTGGCAAAAAAACTTCGAAATACATCTAAAAAATATTCTGTAAAAAAGCTCTGCACCAGTAGGGTGCTGGTGGCAAAGTTTATCACAGAAAACAGAAAATATTTTTCAAGTACCATAAAGTACGGGGATATTTCTAAATTACTAGGTCTATCTGAACGGCAGCTGAGAAGAATTTTAAAGGATTTTGAAGATAAGGGACTCATAGAGAGAAAGGGGAGAAAAATAGATATTCTAGACGAAGAAGGGATAAAAAGATTAACATCTTAA
- a CDS encoding DMT family transporter, with product MNYHIGNMFTGGLISLLIFSNGILSKFVGDSEAVFIIHTLAFLSILAVKLFTRTKIKEFPTELYLYAGGILSIFIISLESVTMKKIGVSFTVLFLIMGQLTSSLVIDHFGLFKRSIHKFNLKKSMGLILIFAGIIIINI from the coding sequence ATGAATTATCATATAGGAAACATGTTTACCGGAGGACTGATAAGCCTTTTAATTTTTTCAAATGGAATTTTATCAAAATTTGTAGGTGATTCAGAAGCTGTTTTTATTATACATACTCTTGCTTTTTTATCCATACTTGCAGTGAAACTCTTTACCAGAACCAAAATTAAAGAGTTCCCAACTGAATTATATTTGTATGCTGGTGGTATTCTCAGTATATTTATTATCTCTCTTGAAAGTGTCACAATGAAGAAAATCGGTGTTTCTTTCACAGTACTGTTTTTAATAATGGGTCAGCTCACGTCTTCACTGGTCATAGATCATTTTGGCCTCTTTAAAAGATCGATCCATAAGTTCAATCTAAAGAAAAGCATGGGACTTATACTTATTTTTGCAGGAATAATCATAATAAACATATAA
- a CDS encoding DMT family transporter, giving the protein MFFLLAFLTGVVINIQLICNSTLAKKIGLINATFINFFLAFIFLFIYKAIKFEPFNFSNISHVPFVFFSGGLLVIIITLLANFLIPKLPLIYSTIFTFLGQIIASLILDSIYGFQFPLGKLVGISFIFTGILYLIAYDYMEKRFSKKKIII; this is encoded by the coding sequence ATGTTCTTTTTACTGGCTTTTTTAACTGGTGTCGTCATAAACATTCAGCTCATATGTAATTCAACGCTGGCAAAAAAAATAGGTCTGATTAATGCAACTTTTATAAATTTTTTCTTAGCCTTTATTTTTCTATTTATATATAAGGCTATAAAGTTTGAGCCTTTTAATTTTTCAAATATTTCTCATGTGCCCTTTGTATTTTTTTCAGGCGGTCTTTTAGTAATCATTATAACACTTTTGGCAAATTTTTTGATACCAAAATTGCCTCTAATTTACAGCACTATTTTTACTTTTTTAGGACAGATTATTGCCAGCCTTATTTTAGATTCTATATATGGGTTTCAGTTTCCACTTGGCAAGTTAGTAGGAATTTCCTTTATTTTTACAGGGATACTATATCTGATAGCCTATGACTATATGGAAAAAAGATTTTCAAAAAAAAAGATAATAATATAA